Proteins encoded by one window of Bacteroidales bacterium:
- a CDS encoding glycoside hydrolase family 78 protein yields MKSAKTIIRIVVIMVFLYPLNSVFGSEPLPSAHSLRIGEGFENPIGFYDARPGFSWKLPVCKEVKAQSAYEIVAASEATLLPNNPDLWSTQKVKSDRSVWITYAGKPLNSRQRIYWQVRYWDQAGNVSSWSEVAHFEMGLLNNDYWEARWIGDPFDNAPDTTKFGTKIYPAQYIRREVGFDSEVISARLHITAKGVFEAQINGQKVGEAVMAPGYTPYLKRIETLTYDVTGMLDKGRNAIGIIVAPGWNTTRIGWSKSQYIEKQPPKMICQLEVTLNNGLKKMICSDGMWKSTNRGPIRSSEIYDGEIYDQALEFDGWSRAGFDDTMWKNVVVESVDASVALQPKRHHQVKVKHELPAQKITKSGMGIIFDVGQNMVGVPKVKAPMKKGDTLIIRFAEMLQDNGELYTESYRSAHSTDYYIASKDGWIEYIPKFTFHGFRYVELTGFASGSTPGNDWVTGLVQYSDFNKNGDFSSSDAQLNQLQRNIEWGLRGNFFDIPTDCPQRDERMGWTGDAQIFAPTSYFLADVHSFWTSWLQSVREEQASDGRIPIVVPNVAKDRVSPGWGDAIAIIPWETYIRTGEVKVLEENYEAMKRWVDFYLAHQKGEIIELKGFGDWLQPFSSLGNFGETPLDMIATAFCAYSMRLTMQAAEVLGYKADHEELGRTYRKLRSAFESHFFDAAGKIVVSETQTGYLMALGFDLLTDPLIRKGAEQNLVGLIEKADNHLRTGFLGTPLLAPVLDQIGRADLMYTILFQESYPSWFYSINQGATTMWERWNSYSRDKGFGDAGMNSFNHYAYGAIGQWMYERIAGISPLLPGYKKIRIAPYPDNRLTFAKGEYESPYGRIVSQWSSDEGRFTLHAVVPPNSVALIVIRKSTLKSTVINGEKLKKHKSVKIIEQGADYFSFEVPAGTYDIRSDN; encoded by the coding sequence ATGAAATCTGCAAAAACGATCATAAGAATTGTGGTGATAATGGTATTTCTATATCCATTGAACTCCGTTTTTGGCTCGGAACCCCTTCCTTCAGCGCATTCTCTTAGAATAGGAGAGGGCTTTGAAAACCCGATAGGGTTCTACGATGCACGTCCTGGATTTTCATGGAAATTACCGGTTTGTAAGGAAGTCAAAGCACAATCTGCTTATGAGATCGTTGCGGCAAGCGAGGCTACATTGTTACCCAATAACCCGGACTTGTGGAGTACGCAGAAAGTTAAATCGGATCGTTCTGTATGGATTACCTATGCAGGCAAACCTCTCAATTCGCGACAACGGATATACTGGCAGGTGCGGTATTGGGATCAGGCGGGAAATGTCTCATCATGGAGCGAAGTCGCACATTTTGAGATGGGGTTGCTCAATAATGACTACTGGGAGGCCCGGTGGATAGGCGACCCGTTCGACAATGCGCCTGATACCACAAAATTCGGCACAAAAATATATCCGGCTCAGTATATCCGCCGGGAAGTTGGTTTCGATTCTGAAGTCATTTCTGCCCGGCTACATATAACAGCCAAAGGCGTTTTCGAAGCGCAGATCAATGGTCAAAAAGTAGGCGAGGCAGTCATGGCTCCTGGCTATACGCCATATTTAAAAAGGATTGAGACGCTTACATACGATGTGACCGGAATGCTTGATAAGGGGCGGAATGCGATCGGAATAATAGTAGCTCCCGGATGGAATACTACACGTATTGGTTGGTCGAAATCTCAGTATATTGAAAAACAACCTCCTAAAATGATCTGTCAACTGGAAGTTACGTTAAACAACGGACTGAAGAAGATGATCTGTTCCGACGGCATGTGGAAATCGACCAACAGAGGGCCTATACGTTCTTCGGAGATCTATGATGGGGAAATATATGATCAGGCACTGGAATTTGACGGCTGGAGCAGAGCCGGTTTTGACGACACTATGTGGAAAAATGTAGTTGTTGAGTCTGTCGATGCGTCCGTAGCACTTCAACCCAAGCGTCATCATCAGGTGAAGGTAAAGCATGAATTGCCTGCACAGAAGATCACAAAATCCGGCATGGGAATAATATTCGATGTCGGACAGAATATGGTCGGCGTACCAAAAGTCAAAGCGCCTATGAAAAAGGGAGATACACTCATCATACGTTTTGCCGAGATGCTTCAGGACAACGGTGAGCTTTATACGGAAAGCTATCGTTCGGCTCACTCCACGGACTATTATATTGCTTCAAAAGATGGCTGGATTGAATATATTCCGAAATTTACATTTCATGGATTCAGATATGTGGAACTGACAGGTTTCGCGTCTGGTTCGACTCCTGGAAATGATTGGGTGACAGGTCTTGTACAATATTCCGATTTCAATAAGAACGGGGACTTTAGCTCATCCGATGCCCAACTCAACCAATTGCAAAGAAATATTGAATGGGGTTTGCGGGGTAACTTTTTCGACATCCCAACCGATTGTCCGCAACGTGATGAGCGTATGGGATGGACGGGCGATGCACAGATATTTGCTCCGACATCATATTTTCTTGCCGATGTTCATTCGTTCTGGACAAGCTGGCTGCAAAGTGTCAGGGAAGAGCAGGCTTCTGACGGAAGGATCCCGATCGTAGTTCCGAATGTGGCTAAAGATCGCGTAAGTCCTGGATGGGGCGATGCGATTGCCATTATTCCATGGGAAACTTATATACGGACAGGAGAGGTGAAAGTTCTTGAAGAGAATTATGAAGCCATGAAACGTTGGGTGGACTTCTATCTGGCCCATCAGAAAGGAGAAATTATCGAACTGAAAGGATTTGGGGACTGGCTTCAGCCTTTTTCTTCGCTGGGGAATTTTGGAGAAACACCTCTCGATATGATCGCTACGGCTTTTTGCGCATATTCGATGCGATTGACCATGCAGGCGGCTGAAGTTCTCGGATATAAGGCAGATCATGAAGAGCTTGGCCGGACATACAGGAAGCTACGTTCGGCATTCGAATCGCATTTTTTCGACGCTGCAGGTAAGATTGTTGTATCAGAAACGCAAACCGGATACCTTATGGCTTTAGGTTTTGATCTTTTGACCGATCCGTTAATCCGGAAGGGTGCCGAACAAAATCTGGTCGGGTTGATCGAAAAAGCCGACAACCATCTCAGGACCGGATTCCTGGGAACTCCATTACTCGCTCCGGTTCTCGATCAGATAGGCCGTGCCGATCTGATGTATACCATACTTTTTCAGGAAAGCTACCCTTCATGGTTCTATTCAATAAATCAGGGTGCCACTACCATGTGGGAGCGCTGGAACAGCTATAGCAGAGACAAAGGGTTCGGGGATGCGGGTATGAACTCATTCAACCATTACGCGTACGGGGCTATTGGACAGTGGATGTATGAACGCATAGCAGGAATTTCACCTTTGCTTCCCGGATATAAGAAGATCAGGATCGCTCCCTATCCGGATAACAGGCTGACCTTTGCTAAAGGCGAATATGAATCACCATACGGACGTATTGTTTCTCAATGGTCTTCCGATGAGGGGCGGTTTACACTTCACGCAGTTGTGCCGCCCAACAGTGTCGCGTTAATCGTAATTCGGAAATCGACACTTAAATCAACTGTGATTAACGGCGAAAAACTCAAAAAACATAAATCTGTAAAAATAATCGAACAGGGAGCAGATTATTTCAGTTTTGAAGTTCCTGCCGGAACTTATGATATCCGGTCGGACAACTAA
- a CDS encoding sulfatase: MKEKILFFAGLSALATSCVQDKKAAKPLNILYIMTDDHSYQTISAYDQRFINTPHIDRIGKEGVVFTNSFVANSISGPSRACMLTGKHSHKNGFIDNRHRFDGSQQTFPKLLQKNGYQTAMIGKWHLSSDPVGFDYWKILPGQGDYYNPVFIDHGEKIQMDGYATNITTDIAIEWLDNKRNKEQPFCLLLHHKAPHRTWMPDTCDLGRFDDIVFPVPDNFYDSYDGRVAAAEQKMSIFNDMDVIYDLKMADKEHEIHTSSGLEAAGRNMYHPSKTGPGRMNEKQKAAWDRYYDPIISDFKDRKPEGKELAEWKYQRYMKDYLSVITSVDRNIGRMLDYLEENGLLENTLIVYTSDQGFYMGEHGWFDKRFMYEESFRTPLMMRLPGGKKGKIEQMVQNIDYAPTFLELAGIEIPEDIQGISLLPLLKGKQPEWRNSLYYHYYEFPSEHAVKRHYGVRDSRYKLIHFYDDIDEWELYDLQEDPHEMNNLYHQPGKESIIRKMKEELIKLQIQYDDPVMNRNS, from the coding sequence ATGAAGGAGAAAATATTATTTTTTGCTGGATTATCAGCTCTGGCAACATCTTGTGTACAGGATAAAAAAGCGGCAAAACCCTTAAATATTCTGTATATCATGACAGATGACCATTCTTATCAAACCATCAGTGCTTATGATCAACGTTTTATAAATACGCCTCATATTGATCGTATAGGGAAGGAAGGGGTTGTATTTACCAACAGCTTTGTAGCTAATTCCATCAGTGGACCCAGCCGGGCATGTATGCTTACCGGGAAACACAGCCATAAAAACGGTTTTATCGATAACCGGCATCGATTTGACGGAAGTCAGCAGACTTTTCCTAAATTGTTACAGAAGAACGGATACCAGACTGCCATGATTGGGAAATGGCACCTGTCTTCCGATCCTGTCGGCTTTGATTATTGGAAGATCCTTCCGGGACAGGGAGATTATTATAATCCTGTTTTTATCGATCATGGTGAAAAGATACAAATGGATGGTTATGCTACCAATATCACTACTGATATTGCCATTGAATGGCTCGACAACAAAAGAAATAAGGAGCAACCTTTTTGCCTGTTGCTTCACCATAAAGCACCACACCGTACCTGGATGCCGGACACCTGCGATCTGGGCAGATTCGACGACATCGTTTTTCCTGTGCCGGATAATTTCTATGATAGCTATGATGGGCGTGTTGCCGCGGCAGAGCAAAAGATGAGTATTTTTAACGATATGGACGTGATATACGACCTGAAAATGGCAGATAAGGAGCATGAGATACATACTTCATCCGGCCTGGAAGCTGCCGGTAGGAATATGTACCATCCGTCGAAAACGGGTCCGGGGCGGATGAATGAAAAACAAAAAGCTGCCTGGGACAGATATTATGATCCTATTATCAGTGATTTCAAAGACCGGAAACCGGAAGGAAAAGAACTGGCTGAATGGAAATACCAGCGATATATGAAAGATTACCTGAGTGTGATCACATCTGTTGACAGGAACATAGGACGTATGCTCGATTATCTGGAGGAAAACGGGTTACTTGAAAATACATTGATCGTATATACTTCGGACCAGGGATTTTACATGGGAGAACATGGTTGGTTTGACAAACGCTTCATGTATGAAGAATCATTTCGTACCCCTTTGATGATGCGTTTGCCTGGTGGTAAGAAAGGAAAAATAGAACAGATGGTACAGAATATCGATTATGCCCCGACATTTTTGGAACTGGCAGGAATAGAGATACCTGAAGATATACAGGGGATTTCGCTTCTTCCACTGCTTAAAGGAAAGCAACCTGAATGGCGTAATTCATTGTATTACCATTACTATGAATTTCCTTCGGAACATGCAGTGAAACGCCATTACGGGGTAAGGGACAGCCGTTACAAGCTGATCCATTTTTATGATGATATTGATGAATGGGAATTATATGACCTGCAGGAGGATCCGCATGAAATGAACAATCTTTACCACCAGCCCGGGAAAGAAAGTATTATCAGAAAGATGAAAGAAGAGTTAATCAAGTTACAGATACAATACGATGATCCGGTCATGAATAGAAATTCGTAA
- a CDS encoding putative sulfate exporter family transporter → MSTFFQQFKNEDWISTIMGLLLVLLIILLPGYIPKFPKTLLSGTSWLSLGGLFLISILFSAVGIKLLGESLKGFIVAFIGIFAIAAFSQFICSLEPFKTAGLESVFFSVAFGLLIRNTIGLPKWLSPAVRSEYYIKIGLVLLGTSVLFAEILKAGALGIIQGTVVVFTVWYFTFWLARKLKVDKEMGVMLASAVSICGVSAAIATCGAIKGDSKKLSFVVSIVLVVAIPMMYLMPILAKWMGLSQEVAGAWLGGTIDTTGAVVASGKFLGEVAETYSVIIKSSQNVLLGVAAFIISIYWSLRGTNQKERPTPKVLWDRFPKFVIGFVLASLIFSFFFPVEQAKELGSLAKGMREVMFSIAFVCIGLETDFRFIFKRENYKNIKTFLIAQGFNIIVTLIMAMILFGWIAG, encoded by the coding sequence ATGTCTACATTTTTCCAACAATTCAAAAACGAAGACTGGATCTCCACTATTATGGGACTTTTACTGGTATTACTGATCATTCTCCTACCAGGCTACATTCCCAAGTTTCCAAAAACTTTACTTTCCGGGACATCATGGCTCTCATTGGGTGGATTATTCCTGATATCCATCCTGTTTTCTGCCGTAGGGATCAAATTGCTGGGCGAAAGCCTGAAAGGGTTTATCGTGGCATTTATCGGAATTTTTGCCATAGCAGCTTTCTCCCAATTCATATGCAGTCTGGAACCATTCAAAACAGCGGGTCTTGAGTCTGTTTTCTTTTCGGTTGCTTTTGGCTTACTGATACGGAATACGATCGGATTACCCAAATGGTTGTCACCGGCTGTTAGAAGCGAGTACTATATAAAGATCGGGCTGGTGCTGCTGGGAACATCGGTACTTTTTGCCGAGATCTTAAAAGCCGGCGCCCTGGGAATCATACAGGGAACAGTAGTGGTCTTCACTGTCTGGTATTTCACTTTCTGGCTGGCCAGGAAACTAAAGGTAGACAAGGAAATGGGCGTAATGCTGGCCAGTGCGGTTTCCATCTGCGGGGTTTCCGCCGCCATCGCTACCTGCGGAGCGATCAAAGGAGACAGTAAAAAGTTATCGTTTGTGGTATCTATTGTCCTGGTAGTAGCCATTCCCATGATGTACCTGATGCCGATCCTTGCCAAATGGATGGGACTATCCCAGGAAGTTGCAGGAGCCTGGCTGGGTGGTACTATCGATACAACGGGAGCTGTGGTGGCATCGGGCAAATTCCTGGGCGAAGTAGCGGAAACTTATAGCGTGATCATCAAATCCTCCCAGAATGTTTTGTTGGGAGTGGCCGCTTTTATTATCTCCATATACTGGTCATTACGCGGCACCAATCAGAAAGAGCGTCCTACACCTAAAGTGCTTTGGGACCGTTTTCCTAAATTTGTGATCGGATTTGTCCTGGCATCCCTTATTTTTAGTTTCTTTTTCCCGGTGGAACAGGCAAAAGAATTAGGTTCACTGGCAAAAGGGATGAGAGAGGTGATGTTTTCCATCGCTTTCGTGTGCATCGGCCTTGAAACCGATTTCCGGTTCATTTTTAAACGGGAAAACTATAAGAACATCAAAACATTCCTGATTGCGCAAGGATTTAATATCATTGTTACATTGATCATGGCCATGATACTGTTCGGCTGGATTGCCGGGTAA
- a CDS encoding PorT family protein, translating into MNKYWYLIILIIILYPLRINGQKTYFISNSGMRFEAEIINAGDISNGKFCRVKSGEKTIMEYTPYQVNEYMLEYGQIYKSYPIVLKDTASRYFIEILSQGKINLYYLKIKRGVTKFYINENDSSELTEIPQKDIHTFLSDYINIKDCPQALDNSSYLKYKKGNLERFFQDYNNCNIRPFPKFHYGIMVGVAATRLSTIKVSGNYSTPKYNDWSISVGIFIDAPMGFTNFSFHPEIYYKRTSISKIFENENTKNDIVIDYSSINIPLLFRYSFLNNKTFPYIQVGPIYSRTIKNKSILYEYAQTSDETFTNSVKLKQENLGGFSIGCGIISNIGSKYKWFGEMRYSKLYNLNVKDGSKITLFDQLNQLNNFNEIIMGIGFMF; encoded by the coding sequence ATGAATAAATATTGGTACCTGATCATTTTGATAATAATTTTATACCCATTGCGCATAAACGGGCAGAAGACCTATTTTATATCGAACAGCGGAATGAGATTCGAAGCTGAAATAATTAATGCCGGAGATATTTCAAATGGAAAATTTTGTAGAGTTAAATCTGGAGAAAAAACAATCATGGAATATACGCCATATCAGGTAAATGAATATATGTTAGAATATGGTCAAATATATAAATCATATCCAATTGTATTAAAAGATACCGCTTCAAGATATTTCATAGAAATATTGTCCCAGGGTAAAATCAATCTATATTATTTGAAAATCAAAAGAGGAGTAACGAAATTTTACATAAATGAGAATGACAGTTCAGAGTTAACCGAAATACCTCAAAAAGATATTCACACTTTTTTAAGTGATTATATTAATATTAAGGATTGTCCACAAGCACTTGATAATTCCTCGTATCTTAAATATAAAAAGGGAAACCTTGAGAGATTTTTCCAAGATTATAATAATTGCAATATTCGTCCGTTTCCAAAATTCCATTATGGTATAATGGTCGGTGTAGCAGCAACTCGCCTATCGACCATAAAAGTGAGTGGCAATTATTCAACACCAAAATATAATGATTGGAGTATTTCCGTTGGCATTTTTATAGATGCTCCAATGGGTTTCACTAATTTCTCTTTTCACCCTGAAATATATTATAAACGAACAAGTATTTCAAAAATATTCGAAAATGAAAATACAAAAAATGATATTGTAATTGATTATTCTTCAATAAATATCCCATTATTATTCAGGTATAGTTTTTTGAATAACAAAACGTTCCCATATATTCAAGTTGGCCCAATTTATTCCCGCACGATAAAAAATAAAAGTATTTTATATGAATATGCACAAACTAGCGATGAGACCTTTACGAATTCTGTAAAGTTAAAACAAGAAAATTTAGGTGGTTTTTCAATAGGCTGTGGAATAATTTCAAATATAGGCTCTAAATACAAATGGTTTGGTGAAATGCGCTACAGTAAACTTTATAATTTGAATGTAAAAGATGGAAGCAAAATAACACTTTTCGATCAACTCAATCAACTCAATAATTTTAATGAAATTATTATGGGTATAGGCTTTATGTTTTAA
- a CDS encoding DUF2135 domain-containing protein has protein sequence MNHYFFGLMIGALMATSSINAQMPILNVNGKKENKEVYLQSLDVRVDVTGNIASTKFTMTFKNRTGKILEGELLFPLPDGVTVSHYALDINGKMREAVPVEKAKATQVFEEIEQRRVDPGLLERVEGNNFRTRIYPIPSNGIRTISIAYEQELAVENGSLHYRLPMDYREAIDQFSLKAIVWQSKAKPKTDGGLSGGLVFDEQGNNFVATFSRKNYQPSRSLAFSLPVMSDIPQVVMQSASGSYYFMASGFPKTEIRKKVWSDHLGIVWDASLSGLQRDIQSELELLDLIIREKKDLTISLFLLNNRFIDGGTYKISNGDWSGLQKKIESLDYDGGTDYSAIDLDKISSGEFLLFSDGLSTLSDGDFLIPGFTRRKIQPERPMELDLRRSNTGRPIHCIVSSPKADYSTLKWIAAQTRGKFINLNALSQEEMRNAVINETLHFLGIEKPASVREVYPSVATPVHGHFSVAGILDARQAEITLLFGYGSKVETRMKVKLQSGDALTQGNVYRVWAQKKINELDLCYEKNKEELTAIGQQFGIVTRNTSLIVLETLQDYITYNIVPPAELHSEYLRWKKMQDDEISAREGSLLSAAVNAAENLKQWWEKDFTQQKPKYPQPDKNIAPPSSPPVVMSVSDDMLILDVVEYEAMEEVSAPVLARQRSVQAASVMQSERRADKKEKELTRESKFSQPQIRLVPLKQDKEYTKTLTGKVEADYAIYLKIRPEYIHTPTFYFDMADWFFSLNDREKAFRILTSIADLDIENASLFRLLGYRFKEYGAYDLEAFVCKKVIQWRPMEPQSYRDHALALADGGKNQEALEALYSVLTQSYNRNINTRSAGIEEVVVTELNRLAAKNRLDISGIDGRLIKAMPVDIRVVMNWNMNNTDIDLHVKDPNGETCYYSHRQTAIGGRISQDITQGYGPEQFLLKKAVKGTYEVFVNYFGDSQVKAEGPSTIMLEIFTHYSGNREERKVVCLQMSKEMKRSASGLVKVAEFEF, from the coding sequence ATGAACCATTATTTTTTCGGACTGATGATAGGCGCTTTGATGGCCACATCGTCTATAAACGCACAGATGCCCATATTGAATGTAAACGGGAAAAAGGAGAACAAGGAAGTTTACCTGCAGTCACTGGATGTCCGGGTGGATGTTACCGGTAACATTGCTTCCACAAAGTTTACCATGACCTTTAAAAACCGGACAGGGAAAATCCTGGAGGGTGAATTGTTGTTCCCTCTTCCGGATGGTGTTACAGTGAGTCATTATGCCCTTGATATCAACGGAAAGATGAGGGAGGCCGTTCCGGTAGAAAAAGCTAAAGCGACTCAGGTATTTGAAGAAATAGAGCAGAGGCGTGTAGATCCCGGATTACTTGAGCGGGTGGAAGGGAATAATTTCCGGACCCGTATCTATCCGATCCCCTCCAACGGTATACGGACGATCTCCATTGCTTATGAGCAGGAACTGGCTGTGGAAAACGGTTCATTACACTATCGTTTGCCTATGGATTACCGGGAAGCGATTGATCAGTTCTCTCTGAAAGCGATCGTATGGCAGAGCAAGGCAAAGCCAAAGACGGATGGGGGATTGTCCGGCGGTTTGGTTTTTGATGAGCAGGGCAATAACTTTGTCGCTACTTTCAGCAGGAAAAATTACCAGCCTTCACGGTCCCTTGCTTTTTCATTGCCTGTTATGTCGGATATCCCGCAGGTAGTCATGCAATCCGCATCGGGCAGTTATTACTTCATGGCCTCAGGATTCCCCAAAACGGAGATCAGGAAAAAAGTATGGAGTGATCATCTGGGTATCGTCTGGGATGCTTCATTGAGCGGATTACAGAGGGATATCCAGAGTGAACTGGAATTGTTGGACCTCATTATCCGGGAAAAAAAGGATCTGACGATCTCCCTTTTTTTACTGAACAACCGTTTTATTGATGGAGGAACCTATAAGATCAGTAATGGGGATTGGTCCGGATTGCAGAAAAAAATAGAATCATTGGATTATGACGGAGGAACAGATTACAGCGCAATTGACCTGGATAAGATCTCTTCCGGCGAATTTTTGTTGTTTTCAGACGGCCTGTCTACACTTAGTGATGGGGATTTCCTTATCCCTGGATTCACCAGGCGTAAGATCCAGCCTGAACGCCCGATGGAACTCGACTTAAGAAGATCCAATACCGGCCGTCCTATTCATTGCATTGTATCTTCTCCGAAAGCGGATTACAGCACCTTGAAATGGATTGCCGCACAGACCAGGGGGAAATTTATCAACCTGAATGCACTGTCGCAGGAGGAAATGAGAAATGCTGTCATAAATGAGACCCTTCATTTCCTTGGAATTGAGAAACCTGCTTCCGTAAGGGAAGTTTATCCGTCTGTAGCTACACCTGTTCATGGCCATTTTTCCGTAGCCGGAATTTTGGATGCCCGTCAGGCCGAGATCACACTATTATTTGGTTATGGGAGTAAGGTGGAAACAAGGATGAAGGTCAAACTTCAATCCGGGGATGCATTGACACAGGGTAATGTATACCGTGTCTGGGCACAGAAAAAGATCAATGAACTGGATCTGTGTTATGAAAAGAATAAAGAGGAACTGACGGCGATCGGACAGCAATTCGGGATCGTGACGCGGAATACATCATTAATTGTTCTGGAAACATTACAGGATTATATTACCTATAATATTGTCCCTCCTGCAGAATTACATAGTGAATATCTGCGTTGGAAGAAAATGCAGGACGATGAAATATCCGCAAGGGAAGGAAGCCTTCTCAGTGCGGCCGTTAATGCGGCGGAAAACCTGAAACAGTGGTGGGAGAAAGATTTCACACAACAAAAACCGAAATATCCGCAGCCGGATAAAAATATTGCCCCACCGTCATCACCTCCTGTTGTGATGAGTGTATCAGATGATATGTTGATATTGGACGTGGTTGAATATGAAGCAATGGAAGAGGTGTCAGCACCTGTTCTTGCCAGACAACGCAGTGTACAGGCTGCATCTGTCATGCAATCCGAAAGACGTGCAGATAAAAAAGAGAAGGAGTTGACCCGGGAATCAAAATTTTCACAGCCGCAGATCCGTCTGGTGCCGCTCAAACAGGACAAGGAATACACAAAAACACTGACCGGAAAAGTTGAGGCTGATTATGCGATATATCTAAAGATCCGTCCGGAATACATCCATACGCCCACTTTTTATTTTGATATGGCAGACTGGTTTTTCAGCCTGAATGACCGTGAAAAAGCATTCAGGATATTGACCTCCATTGCTGACCTGGATATAGAGAATGCATCATTGTTCCGGTTGCTGGGTTATCGTTTTAAAGAATACGGAGCATATGACCTCGAGGCCTTTGTTTGTAAAAAGGTGATCCAATGGCGTCCCATGGAACCGCAAAGCTATCGTGATCATGCCCTTGCCCTGGCTGATGGCGGAAAAAACCAGGAAGCGCTGGAAGCATTATATTCCGTATTGACGCAATCCTATAACAGAAATATCAATACACGTAGCGCAGGGATAGAAGAAGTGGTGGTGACCGAACTGAACCGGCTGGCAGCAAAAAACCGGTTGGATATATCCGGCATAGATGGCCGGCTGATCAAGGCAATGCCTGTTGACATACGGGTAGTGATGAACTGGAACATGAACAATACGGATATTGACCTGCATGTGAAAGACCCGAACGGGGAAACCTGCTATTACAGCCACCGGCAAACAGCCATTGGCGGACGTATCAGCCAGGATATCACACAGGGATACGGACCGGAACAATTCCTGCTGAAAAAGGCAGTGAAAGGAACATATGAAGTGTTTGTCAACTATTTCGGCGATAGTCAGGTAAAGGCGGAAGGACCTTCTACCATTATGCTGGAGATATTTACCCATTACTCGGGTAACCGGGAAGAAAGAAAAGTGGTATGCCTCCAGATGTCAAAAGAAATGAAAAGATCCGCAAGCGGATTGGTCAAGGTAGCAGAATTTGAGTTTTAG
- a CDS encoding TetR/AcrR family transcriptional regulator — MTSKSEDTREHILTVAFDMFMQKGYKGVTMSDLERMTGLTKGAFYHYFKDKAKIFSAALSEKFGKMEFRPDSQWLKDVSLHDFIEAYVTYLGKVIHYFHHLQINYADLQFSNIVLDAIRFIPDFKENVKRRSSEEITMWERVIFRAKENNEIKSDLETTVLSYTFLSLSHSVQKSIQTGKSGEHALSIIRLQFEQLYHLIKTS; from the coding sequence ATGACTTCTAAAAGTGAAGATACACGCGAACATATACTGACCGTTGCTTTTGATATGTTCATGCAGAAGGGCTATAAGGGAGTAACCATGAGTGATCTGGAAAGAATGACCGGTTTGACCAAAGGGGCTTTTTATCACTATTTTAAAGATAAAGCGAAAATATTTTCCGCTGCCCTCTCGGAGAAATTCGGAAAAATGGAATTCCGTCCTGATAGTCAATGGTTGAAGGACGTTTCTTTGCATGACTTTATAGAAGCCTATGTTACCTATCTCGGAAAAGTGATCCATTATTTTCATCATCTGCAGATCAATTACGCCGACCTGCAGTTTTCCAATATTGTTTTGGATGCCATCAGATTTATTCCTGATTTTAAAGAAAACGTAAAAAGGCGTTCCTCGGAAGAAATCACGATGTGGGAACGTGTTATTTTCAGGGCAAAGGAGAATAATGAGATCAAAAGCGATCTGGAAACCACAGTGTTATCATATACTTTCTTAAGTCTTTCCCATTCCGTACAAAAGAGCATTCAGACCGGAAAATCGGGAGAGCATGCCCTGAGTATTATCCGTCTGCAATTTGAACAATTGTACCACCTGATAAAAACATCCTGA
- a CDS encoding DUF4833 domain-containing protein has protein sequence MKISRVAFFLIFISTVAYPWEISSPENDTYPNEKRLFHVERSLNRNIVCYDINISESGELNTLEPMTVYWIDREKYPGQSTGLNYIQKKLAFGYEIDLNSENGVTIKLNAIKNRKVYIEKDEFSKYYCKTNINNQLSILNKIYVKVRPSNSLDVEYIDLSGINPDNGSSVSERIYKK, from the coding sequence ATGAAAATATCCCGCGTCGCATTTTTCCTGATATTCATTTCAACCGTTGCCTATCCCTGGGAAATATCATCCCCCGAAAATGATACATATCCGAATGAAAAGCGCCTGTTCCATGTAGAAAGAAGCCTGAACAGGAATATCGTCTGTTATGATATCAATATTAGTGAAAGCGGGGAACTGAATACATTGGAACCTATGACGGTTTACTGGATCGACCGGGAAAAATATCCGGGTCAGTCGACCGGATTAAATTATATCCAAAAAAAACTGGCTTTTGGATATGAAATAGACCTGAATTCGGAAAACGGGGTAACTATCAAGTTAAATGCGATAAAAAACAGGAAAGTTTATATCGAAAAGGATGAATTTTCCAAATATTACTGTAAAACGAACATCAATAACCAATTATCCATTTTAAACAAAATATACGTCAAAGTACGTCCTTCTAATTCCCTGGACGTCGAATACATCGATTTATCCGGGATCAATCCGGATAATGGAAGCTCTGTGTCGGAGCGAATTTATAAAAAATGA